A DNA window from Polynucleobacter sp. AP-Titi-500A-B4 contains the following coding sequences:
- a CDS encoding Re/Si-specific NAD(P)(+) transhydrogenase subunit alpha — MRIGVPLETRPGETRVAATPETVKKLIGQGHTVVIQKGAGVQASQPDSAYESVGASIGSASDAFGAEIVLKVRAPEAAELKQIKSGSVLIGMLDPFDNDNIAAMAAQGITGFSLEAAPRTTRAQSMDVLSSQANIAGYKAVMVAANEYQRFMPMLMTAAGTVKAARVLILGAGVAGLQAIATAKRLGAVIEASDVRPAAKEQIESLGAKFVDVPYETDEEREIAQGVGGYARPMPEAWMKRQAALVAERAQQADIVITTALIPGRKPPVLLHSDTVTNMKPGSIVIDLAAGKGDNGSGNCPLTQADKVIDVNGVKIVGYTNLASMVAADASALYARNLLDFMKLIVDKEAKLVIPSDDDIVTACLMCRDGQAIRKN, encoded by the coding sequence ATGCGCATAGGAGTGCCGCTGGAAACGAGACCCGGAGAAACTCGGGTTGCTGCCACACCAGAAACCGTTAAAAAACTGATTGGCCAAGGCCATACTGTTGTCATCCAAAAAGGTGCTGGAGTACAAGCCAGTCAACCGGACTCTGCGTATGAATCTGTAGGCGCATCGATTGGTAGCGCATCTGATGCCTTTGGTGCCGAGATTGTTCTCAAGGTACGCGCGCCCGAGGCTGCAGAACTCAAGCAGATCAAATCTGGCAGCGTGCTGATTGGCATGCTCGATCCGTTTGATAACGACAATATTGCCGCTATGGCTGCTCAGGGTATTACAGGCTTCTCATTAGAGGCAGCTCCACGCACCACTCGTGCACAAAGCATGGATGTCTTGTCATCTCAAGCAAACATCGCTGGCTACAAGGCAGTGATGGTTGCTGCGAATGAATATCAACGCTTCATGCCAATGTTGATGACTGCTGCTGGTACTGTGAAGGCCGCGCGCGTATTAATTCTTGGTGCTGGTGTTGCTGGCTTGCAAGCTATTGCTACTGCAAAGCGTTTGGGCGCTGTTATTGAAGCTTCCGATGTACGCCCTGCTGCCAAAGAACAAATTGAATCTTTAGGCGCCAAGTTTGTTGATGTTCCTTACGAAACAGATGAAGAGCGTGAAATCGCTCAAGGCGTTGGTGGCTATGCCCGCCCAATGCCAGAGGCATGGATGAAGCGTCAAGCAGCTCTGGTTGCTGAGCGCGCACAACAAGCTGACATCGTGATTACTACGGCATTGATTCCAGGGCGCAAGCCGCCAGTTCTCTTGCATAGCGATACCGTTACCAATATGAAACCAGGTTCTATCGTGATTGACTTGGCTGCTGGCAAGGGTGATAACGGTTCAGGTAACTGCCCTCTGACTCAAGCAGATAAGGTGATTGACGTGAACGGCGTAAAGATTGTCGGTTACACCAATCTAGCAAGCATGGTTGCTGCTGATGCCTCTGCACTCTACGCGCGTAACTTGCTCGATTTCATGAAGCTGATTGTCGATAAAGAAGCGAAGTTAGTTATCCCAAGTGATGACGACATCGTTACCGCCTGCTTAATGTGTCGTGATGGCCAAGCCATCCGTAAAAACTAA
- a CDS encoding proton-translocating transhydrogenase family protein, with product MDLAAFQSILTVQNITVFVLAIFVGYHVVWNVTPALHTPLMAVTNAISGIIIVGALLQTEVIGGDEITLTSVIGAIAVFLASINIFGGFMVTRRMLEMFKKKAPKADAAAK from the coding sequence ATGGATCTCGCTGCTTTTCAAAGCATCCTCACAGTCCAAAACATCACCGTGTTTGTCTTGGCTATTTTTGTTGGCTACCACGTGGTTTGGAATGTAACCCCTGCACTACATACCCCTTTGATGGCTGTTACTAATGCTATTTCTGGAATCATTATTGTTGGCGCACTCTTGCAGACCGAAGTTATTGGTGGCGATGAGATCACCCTCACCAGCGTGATTGGTGCAATTGCGGTTTTCCTTGCCTCAATCAATATTTTTGGTGGCTTTATGGTTACCCGTCGCATGCTGGAGATGTTTAAGAAAAAAGCTCCTAAGGCTGATGCAGCTGCTAAATAA